GGTCAGTCCCGATTATCCCAATCTGGCTTCTTTCGAATCAGGTGATGCGGTTTGGGCTGACGCCATGCACTATAGCCATACCGGAGAGATGGTAATCCGGGGTATCGATTACCTGAAAAAGATGCCTGACAACGGTGCGAAGGCGAGATGCCTGGCCTGGCTTCTCGGCTACTGTGCACACGTTGTTGCTGATGCGACCATCCATCCGGTCGTGCAACTCAAGGTTGGTGCTTATGAAACCAATGTCCAGGCTCACCGGCGCTGCGAACTGCATCAGGATTATTTTATTGCCCCTCGCCTCGGACTCGGCGCTATCGGCAAGTCACCTCATTTGAACGGCCTTTTGTACGGCTGCCTCCAAGAGGGGAGCCGCCGGTTGCTCGATCCGGATATTACCCGGTTCTGGTCTGGTCTGCTCCTGGAGTGTCACCGCGACCGGTTCCTGAAGCAGCCCCCCGACATCCACGCCTGGCACCGGAATGCCATCCAGCTTGCGGCGGCGGGGAGAGCTGACGGTCTGCACCTCTTCCCCCTGGCGCGGTTGATCCTGGCTAAAACCGGGCTGCACTATCCTGCTGTAGGGGGTGCAGATCCGGAGTACATCGAGCGGCTCCCGGTGCCGGGTGGCAATCTCATGGCGTATGACGGTCTCTTCAACCTGGCAGTGGCCAACGTGGCCGAAGCCTGGAAGATCGTCGCAGCGGCGGTTCATACCGGTGATGACCGTTATTGCTCCTGGTTCGGTGACTGGAATCTGGATACCGGCTGTGATCCGGTTGGCCGGTTGGCTTTTTGGCAATTGCGGGACTGCTATTGGTTAACAAGCAGTCTATGTAGAGTCATGAATTTGGAGAATCAGTCAGATAGCTAGTAAGCTGCTCCAGAATCTCATCCCTTACCCGCCGGAACTCAGGTAGGAGCTCTTCGATGGTGCCGGCAAACCTTGAGGGATCATCGAAGCCAATATGCACCCGGCGAATTCCTCCAAAGAAGATTGGGCACTGTTCGTTGGCAGAATCGCATAGAGTGACGACATGGTCGAATTGCTGATCTTCGAACTCGTCAAGGGACTTGGACCTGTGGCCGGTCATCACTATACCCAGTTCCGACAGGACCTGGATAGCTAGTGGATTGACTCGGGTCGTTTCAGTTCCGGCGGAATAAGCCTGGAAACGGTCGCCGAGGTAGTGGTTTACGAGCGCTTCTGCCATCTGGGAACGACAAGAGTTGTGGGTACAGAGAAACAGGATACGCTTTTTCATTGTGAAGGATAATATCTGCTTATAAGGATGTAAACAAGTATAAAACCATATGTTTTTCAGATCAGCCTCTCATAAATAAGGCGGCCAGAGATTTGCTCTGGACCGCCTTTGATTTCCCTTTCAGTTTTGCCGAGATTCCATCCTTCATTTGAACGTAACCCGCACAAAGCAGCTACTACGGTCAATTAAGCAGGTTCTTTTTAGCTCATTGAGGTTAGCCATAATATGGGATATAAGGTTGCTTTCGTTTTCGCGGCTTGATGCGCCGGAGAGCTAATATTGTTGCGGCAACGGCAACTAGTGTAAAGATGGTCTTCTTCATGGGGAGTTCCTTTCCTTCTGCAAATCAGCTGAAGACTTGTCAGGATGTTGATAGATGAACTTCCTACCACGTTATCCGGGTTTGAAAGTAATAAGCCTGGACCGGAGTAGAGACCCCGATCCAGACCTTTTTAGCTGTAGCACATGCTTTAGTGAAACGTCACCGGCATTGACTCATCGCTGAAATCCTGCCTACTTCCGGCGTCTCCTGATTCCCACCAGCCCCATGAGCCCGGAGCCGAGCAGCCAGGCTGCGGTCGGGATCGGCGCCGGTGTCGGGGTGACACTAGCTTCGCTGGCAAAAATTTCGGTGCTTGTGCTGCCGTCGTTCATAAGGTTGATGTTAAAGAGGGAACCAGCCACTGAACCATTAATACCGTCGGCATTAAAAAGGGGCTGTAAACCGATTTCGTCCCGGAAAATGCATAGGGAGAAGGTACTGCTGCCGCCATCCGGAGTGCCAACAGGAGGGCCGGGGAAGGAGATATTGAATTTCAGGAGATTTTTGAACCAATAACCCTGATTATAATCATTTGTTCCGTTTGTATTATTGAAATGCACAAAGCTTGGCAGGCGTCCGATCACAGCACTGCCGTCGACAACTTGATCGGAAGGAGGACCACTGATAAAACCTGATTCTGCGAATCTGATTTCGCGAACATTGACTGATGAAGGAACCCCGTTAAGTCCACCGTACTGAAGATAGAGAAAACCTCTGGTTCGGTTAATCCTTGAGGTGTCAATTGATACGTCGAAACTGAGGTCTGCAAACGCCGAGCTGGCGGCAAACATGATGACGCTCACAATAAACAGTTTGATTTTCAAGAAGTTCATTTCATTCTCCTGACAACTGATCATGTTCAGAATCTAATGTCCAAAGTAACAGCACCCGGACCGGTTTGAAGGTCCGGGTGCTTCATAAGGCATAAAATGCAATCAGTTGCTGCGCGGAGCCAGCGATACGGTCTTGGAAGTGCCCCAGGTCTTGGTATTCCAGAGATACTCGCGCACAGTCATTTGCGTTGCACCCGGATCGATCGAGACCACCTGAAACGACAGTTTGCTCGGATCGCCAATGCCATTGGCGGCGTCGATCCCTGAAACCATGCCTTTCATCGGGGAATCGACGCGGAAGGTATTCAGGCTGATGTCGCTATCCGGCCCGGCATAGGTGTAGAACTCGTTGTAGTTGGTATTGCCGTGGAAGTAGGCCACCACGTTCTTGTGGTTCTTGAGCCAGGCAACCAGCGCCCTCTGCTCGACAGTGCTGGGGTCATTGATGGTGGCAACGCTTGCATAGCCGCCGGCACCTTCGCCCAGCACCAGGTTTTCGAATTTATCGGTGGAGTTGATGGTATGGTTTCTGACTTCGTTGGGGTTGATCAGGTGCTTGGTTTCCAGGAGCGGTTCGTCGTGGGTGAAAAGGACCACCGGCGTGGTTGAGCTGACCTTGCGCAGGTCGGCATCCATCCAGGCCCGAGCGGCGCTGTCCGGCCACATGCCGATGAAGACAAAGTGGACGCCACCGATATCCTTCGAATAGTAAACCTTGTTGCCGGCGTAGCTCGCAGCGGCATCAGTGGCCGAGGTGCCGATAAAGCCGGCGTTGGTGAGCGGTGTTATCGGGTTCAGCATCAGGTTGTAGATATTCACGTACGAGGTGGCGTCAAAGGCAGGGCTCAAAGTCTTGTAGTAGCCGATGGCGTTGCTGACGTCATGGTTGCCCGGCACCAGATAGAGTGGAGCCTTGGTATTGTTACGGTCGGTTACGGTCAGCCCGTTAAGATAGTCGGCTTCAAATTGTGTCCAGGAGGCAGCGGCACTTTGGATTAGTTTGGATGCTTCCTGACGATTGGCGACATCGCCGGTTTCGGCAACGAAATCCAGTGCGCCGACAGAGCTGGCACAGGCATTTACTCCGTTGTCGCACGGGATCGCAACTGGTGCGATTGTGGATTGCAGGCTGTTGATCGAAGCAACCAGGGCCTGGTTGACGGCCTGAGCGTTTACCGTAGCCGTTGACGCAACGAGATCTTTCCGCGTGATACCGTAATGGGCGTCAGAGGTGTAAACGAACTGGATCGGGGCCGCTTCGCTCCGGACAATCCTGTTGTCGATATTGACATCAAAAGGCACTGGCAGGCTTCTGATGTAGGAGACGAGCACGTCGATATCCGCGGCATCAATAACCGGGTTGAGGCCGTTCTTGAAAACGGTAAAGCCGTCGCCGCCGCCTGAGAGGAAGTTGTTGGTGGTCACGGTATAAGTGGCAGCCGTATCGATTTCTACCCCGTTTTTGCGTACTTCGTTGATTGTACCTGCTTTGCCGGCGCCATTGTTGATCCAGCTGTAGCTGAGGCCTGAGATCTGCAGCATCTTTGGCGACGCGGGGTTGCTCCACTGCTGGGCGAGCAGGTCATAGATCTGCTGTCCGGTCATGGACATCCGCACCATCTGGTTGCCGAACGGCTGGATAGTGAAGAGCTCTCCCCAGGTTACGATGCCTTTATCAAGGTCGGCACGGATCCCGCCAGGATTCATGAAGGCAAAGTCGGTCCCTTCATAGGCGCGCTGGGCATCGGCAATAAGGTTGCCGAGTGCCGATTCGCCGGCCGGGGTCTGGCTCCTGGTGATGAGATCCGAGGTCTCACCAACAGGAACAGAAACCAACGGCGCTACCACGGTATCGGCAGTGGCAACTATTCCAGCCACGGCGGTATCAGGGGTCAGGCCTGCTCCGGCATCGCCGAAGGTGGTGACGATGTTGGCTGACTTGGCAACGATATCCTTGCTGGAGGGGCTTATTTCGATATTGATGTCGGCATAGGCAGTACCGGCGGAGTAGGCCTGGGTGACCAGCACCGGCCTGCCGGCAACGTTGTTGACCAGTTTATTGACACTACCGTGACTGTGACCGGAGATAACCAGGTCGATTTCGCCGTCGAGTTTGCCGACGATGGTATCGACGTCGGCAGCACCCTGATGGATGACCCCAACGATTGCCTTGACCCCTTTGGCCTGCAGTTCCGGGATATAGCTGTTGATGGCGGTTGCCTCATCGATGAAGGTGAGGCCCACTACGCCGGCCGGGGCCACGATGTTCGGCGTATCCTTGAGGATGGCACCGATAAAGGCGATCGGAGTGTTTCTCACGGTTTTGATGATGTAGGGAGGCAGGAGGGGCTTACCGGTGGCAGTGTCGATCACGTTGGCGGCGATGTAGGGAAAATGCGCGCCGGAGTAAGGGTTCTCGATGAACGGACCTTTGGCATGGTTGCCGCCGTTCATCATCCGGAACAGTTCGGCTGTTCCCTCGTCGAACTCGTGGTTGCCGACGGTGGCAAGAAGGTTACAACGTGCATTCATCTTGTCGGTCAGGCAGTAAGGGTTGGCCAGGGTGTTGAGGAACTGGATCGACGGCTCGTCCTGCAACAGGGCCGAGTTGGCGGGCGAAGCGCCGACAAAGTCGCCGTCACTGACAATGATGGTGCGGTCTTCCATGCCGCTCTGGGCTTTCTTCAAGTATGAGGCGAGTACCGCTGCTCCGCCGGCCGGGCGACCGCTAACGGTCTTGGGTGACAACTGGCCGTGGAAATCATTGATTGCCAACAGCTTTACCTTGAGGTTTGCTGCCGGGACAGCCCAGGCAGCACCGGCGCCAAGAGCCACCAGTTGGGCGGACAAGGCAGCGGTTGCCAGGAATTTTTTGGTGAATTTCTTTTTTTTCACGGTTCTCTCCCTTATGTATTTAAGAAATGGGCGTTTCGTTCAATTAATTGTTGTTTCTGCGGCGGACTGCGCCGAGCATGCCGAGTCCTGAGCCGAGCAGCCAGAAGGCGGCCGGAATCGGGGTAGGGGTTACCTCCATGTTCGGGCCGAATGTGCCGTCCGCTACAGTGATTGTGCCGTCATTAAGTGCCGGGAAACTCAAGCTGTTGCTGGTCGTGTAATAGCTGCCGGTGTAGGTGATCAAAGGATTGACCGAAGAGCCGACGGTGCCGATTGCCATCTGGTCGGCACCCATGTATGCAGCGATGAAGTAAGTGGCATTCTTGGTCAGCGCCAACTTTGTGTCGAGGGAGTGATAACGGAACAAGCCGTTAAGAGAGTCGGCATTGCTGACTGCAGTGGAGGCAAGCAGATTCTGGTTGGCATCGAAAATGCCCACAGCGTGAGTCTCGGTAAAGACACGGTTGCCGGTGCCGAATTCAGGAGCGGCATAGACACCGAGAGAGTTGACAAAGAGGTCCTGGTTGGCGGTGAAGCTCCAGCCGATGGTGTAGTTGTTGCCATCGTTCCAATCAACGGCGGTACCGGTAAAGTCGACAGCTACTGCAGCAAAGCTGGTGCCGGCATAGCAGACGACGCCCAGCGCTGCGATGGCAAGGGTGCGAAGTGCGGATTTCATGGATACATCTCCTTTTCACAGTGTTAGATAATGAAGATGGCCGGAACTGCGTGGTTCCGGCCATCGGTGTTTAAGTACGGGCTATTACAGCGCCTTCACAAAGATCGGGTTGCTGTAGAACCAGAGGTCGTCCCAGGCCATGTCGGCATTGTTGGTTCCCGGGGTGTTGATCAACGGATTGCCGGCAGCGTCGGTACCGTAGACGATCTTGGTGCCGGTGGCGTCCATCTTTTTCACGTCATACCCGAGGTTGGAGCCGCGAATGCGGAAGAACATGTCGTTCTGCACGTTCGGCACGTCAAAGGTCATGGTGGTGTAGCCGGCGGCGTCGGTAGTCCACGAGGCGGCGTCAAAGGTCTTGACGATACTGGCCACTGTTGGGTCTATGGCTTTGTAGGCCGCGTTCGGGGTTACGCCGTCAGCCAGGAACTTGCCGGCTTTTGTGGCATTCACTTTGCCTTGGATCAGCTGTACGTGGTGCACTGAAGGAGCCTTGCAGACGTAGGTTGCCGAAGCGTTGACCCCTGCTGCGCAGTTGTTGTTGGCAGGTGATTTGAAGCGGATCTGTACGCTGACTTTGTTACCCTTTTTGATCTGAAGGGTTTCGCCCATGGTGGCGGATTTGGTGCCAAACGGGGTCTTGAAGACGACCTTGTAATCCAGGTCGTTGATCAGGTCGCCATGGACAGTGTAGGAGTTACCGGCGCGGAGGCCGTTGACCACATCTTCCTGGGTGTAGATGCCGTCGTTATTGGCGTCTTTAACCTTGGTGTAGGTCTTCAGGTACTCGCCCGGCCAGAAGTCGGCGCCGGCATCGCTGTGGAAGTCTGAGCTGGGGATGTTCCAGAACTTGCGGCCGTCGGCCAGCAGGTTGTCCCAGAGGCCGCCGACTGTGGCCACATAGGTTCCTGCGCCGCCGTAGGTGCCGCCGCCGCAGGCGCCGGTGCCGAAAGAGCCGCGGCTGGTTTCTTTCTCGTGTCCGGGGATCCCTTCAAAACTGAAGGCGACCGTCGGGCCGTTGTCGTTGATGTCACGGAAGGCAGCGATGTTCCAGGCGCCGCCGTTAAGGCCGCAGCCGGCGCGCTCGACGTGGGCCGGGATGACATAGCTGTTTGCCGGGTAGTTGGCCTGCAGCCACTTCACGGCGTCTACCGTCTTGTTGTGCAGTTTGTTCAGGCCGAGCGTTGCCGAGTAGTCAGGGGCAGAGGCATTGTAGGTGGCGTTAAGAACCTTACCGGTCCACCCCATGGTGGTGGCGGTGTTGGCAGTCAAGGTGCCGTCGGTGTCGGAGTTATCGAAACGGTACTCAAACTCGGCGATCGGCAGGGAGTTGTTGGCAACGATGGCAGAGCTGCAGTGCTCATGCCCCGGGGGGTTCCACTCCATTCCGCTCATTGCGATTTTTCCCAAAGGTGAGTAGTTGTCACGGATGGTTTTGATCCAGTCAGCTGCGCCCATGTATGCCGGACCAGCGTAGCCGGGGATATTTGAAGGGCTGATCAGGGACTGCCAGCGCCACATCAATCCGGAATCACCGACAGCCAGTCCCGGACCGTATGTACTCCAGGCGTTATTGAAGTTGTCCTTGCCGCTGGTCCCACCATGCTCGTTGTTGGCCTGGAAATCGACACCAAAACGGAAGCCTTGCGGCATTACGCCTTTACGGTACAGCCCGGTGGGGTCAGCCCAGGCCGATGTGGCGATCACGCCGGCAGCGGTCAGGTCGTTCATCGGGTAGGAACCGTCGGTGTAGGTCGTATGCTGGTGAAGGTCACCGGTCATCCATTTCTCGGCGGCAAAGGCGCTGCCGGCCGAGAGCATTGCTACTGCGAGAACTGCGGCGCATACTTTTCTATTTGCTTTCATCGTCTATCGCTCCTTAAGTATTTGAAATGGGAATGCAGGCAGCTGTTAATTCTTCTTTCTACGAATGCCGGCCAGGCCGAGAAGGCCGGAGCCGAGCAGCCAGGCAGCAGCCGGGATCGGGGTCGGAGTAAGGTCGATGTTGGCGCCCAAGCCGCCGATGATAGTGTCCGGGCCGTTGACGCCGCTGGTCAGCGAAGCGCTGCCGAAGGTGATCCCGTTGGGGTTTTCCCCGTTTGCCAGGTAGTAGA
The DNA window shown above is from Geoanaerobacter pelophilus and carries:
- a CDS encoding zinc dependent phospholipase C family protein, with protein sequence MPGPYAHLSLVRELANSACFIEAMLPVTGLSSPGDELFCFCALGTVSPDYPNLASFESGDAVWADAMHYSHTGEMVIRGIDYLKKMPDNGAKARCLAWLLGYCAHVVADATIHPVVQLKVGAYETNVQAHRRCELHQDYFIAPRLGLGAIGKSPHLNGLLYGCLQEGSRRLLDPDITRFWSGLLLECHRDRFLKQPPDIHAWHRNAIQLAAAGRADGLHLFPLARLILAKTGLHYPAVGGADPEYIERLPVPGGNLMAYDGLFNLAVANVAEAWKIVAAAVHTGDDRYCSWFGDWNLDTGCDPVGRLAFWQLRDCYWLTSSLCRVMNLENQSDS
- a CDS encoding arsenate reductase ArsC, with translation MKKRILFLCTHNSCRSQMAEALVNHYLGDRFQAYSAGTETTRVNPLAIQVLSELGIVMTGHRSKSLDEFEDQQFDHVVTLCDSANEQCPIFFGGIRRVHIGFDDPSRFAGTIEELLPEFRRVRDEILEQLTSYLTDSPNS
- a CDS encoding NF038129 family PEP-CTERM protein; this translates as MNFLKIKLFIVSVIMFAASSAFADLSFDVSIDTSRINRTRGFLYLQYGGLNGVPSSVNVREIRFAESGFISGPPSDQVVDGSAVIGRLPSFVHFNNTNGTNDYNQGYWFKNLLKFNISFPGPPVGTPDGGSSTFSLCIFRDEIGLQPLFNADGINGSVAGSLFNINLMNDGSTSTEIFASEASVTPTPAPIPTAAWLLGSGLMGLVGIRRRRK
- a CDS encoding 5'-nucleotidase C-terminal domain-containing protein — its product is MKKKKFTKKFLATAALSAQLVALGAGAAWAVPAANLKVKLLAINDFHGQLSPKTVSGRPAGGAAVLASYLKKAQSGMEDRTIIVSDGDFVGASPANSALLQDEPSIQFLNTLANPYCLTDKMNARCNLLATVGNHEFDEGTAELFRMMNGGNHAKGPFIENPYSGAHFPYIAANVIDTATGKPLLPPYIIKTVRNTPIAFIGAILKDTPNIVAPAGVVGLTFIDEATAINSYIPELQAKGVKAIVGVIHQGAADVDTIVGKLDGEIDLVISGHSHGSVNKLVNNVAGRPVLVTQAYSAGTAYADINIEISPSSKDIVAKSANIVTTFGDAGAGLTPDTAVAGIVATADTVVAPLVSVPVGETSDLITRSQTPAGESALGNLIADAQRAYEGTDFAFMNPGGIRADLDKGIVTWGELFTIQPFGNQMVRMSMTGQQIYDLLAQQWSNPASPKMLQISGLSYSWINNGAGKAGTINEVRKNGVEIDTAATYTVTTNNFLSGGGDGFTVFKNGLNPVIDAADIDVLVSYIRSLPVPFDVNIDNRIVRSEAAPIQFVYTSDAHYGITRKDLVASTATVNAQAVNQALVASINSLQSTIAPVAIPCDNGVNACASSVGALDFVAETGDVANRQEASKLIQSAAASWTQFEADYLNGLTVTDRNNTKAPLYLVPGNHDVSNAIGYYKTLSPAFDATSYVNIYNLMLNPITPLTNAGFIGTSATDAAASYAGNKVYYSKDIGGVHFVFIGMWPDSAARAWMDADLRKVSSTTPVVLFTHDEPLLETKHLINPNEVRNHTINSTDKFENLVLGEGAGGYASVATINDPSTVEQRALVAWLKNHKNVVAYFHGNTNYNEFYTYAGPDSDISLNTFRVDSPMKGMVSGIDAANGIGDPSKLSFQVVSIDPGATQMTVREYLWNTKTWGTSKTVSLAPRSN
- a CDS encoding DUF4082 domain-containing protein, whose protein sequence is MKSALRTLAIAALGVVCYAGTSFAAVAVDFTGTAVDWNDGNNYTIGWSFTANQDLFVNSLGVYAAPEFGTGNRVFTETHAVGIFDANQNLLASTAVSNADSLNGLFRYHSLDTKLALTKNATYFIAAYMGADQMAIGTVGSSVNPLITYTGSYYTTSNSLSFPALNDGTITVADGTFGPNMEVTPTPIPAAFWLLGSGLGMLGAVRRRNNN